In the Hippoglossus stenolepis isolate QCI-W04-F060 chromosome 14, HSTE1.2, whole genome shotgun sequence genome, one interval contains:
- the dohh gene encoding deoxyhypusine hydroxylase: MASEEKVEAVGQVLVNPKQDLTRRFRALFTLRNLGGTEAINWISKAFSDESALLKHELAYCLGQMQDRQAIPALTAVLKDAQQEPMVRHEAGEALGAIGDPVVLDLLKEYSQDPVIEVAETCQLAVRRLEWLQSRGEKQLEDGSTDDNPYCSVDPAPPSVNKSVSELRSALLNESLPLFERYRAMFALRNLGNEEAVLALGDGLQCSSALFRHEIGYVLGQMQHPAAVPALSAALESAGENPMVRHEAAEALGSIGKEDCLAVLQRYCKDSERVVKESCEVALDMLEYENSDQFQYADELVRLQG, translated from the exons ATGGCCAGTGAGGAGAAAGTGGAAGCAGTGGGACAGGTTCTGGTGAACCCGAAACAGGACCTGACCCGGCGGTTCAGAGCCTTATTCACCCTGAGGAACCTGGGAG GTACAGAAGCTATAAACTGGATCAGTAAGGCCTTCTCTGATGAGTCTGCCCTGCTGAAGCATGAGTTGGCCTACTGCCTGGGACAGATGCAGGACAGACAGGCCATCCCTGCTTTGACAGCTGTTCTCAAAGATGCACAGCAGGAGCCAATGGTTCGACATGAAGCAG GAGAGGCTCTGGGAGCAATTGGTGATCCAGTGGTTCTGGACCTACTAAAAGAGTACAGTCAAGACCCTGTCATTGAG gTTGCAGAGACGTGTCAGTTGGCTGTTCGTCGCCTGGAGTGGCTGCAGAgtagaggagagaaacagtTGGAGGATGGAAGTACCGATGATAACCCCTACTGCTCTGTTGACCCGGCGCCCCCATCAGTGAACAAAAGTGTGTCAGAGCTGCGCTCCGCCCTGCTGAATGAGAGTCTGCCACTCTTTGAACGCTACCGCGCTATGTTTGCCTTGCGTAACCTGGGCAATGAGGAGGCTGTCCTGGCACTGGGAGATG GTCTGCAGTGCTCTAGTGCTCTGTTCCGTCATGAGATCGGTTACGTCCTGGGTCAGATGCAGCACCCGGCAGCGGTTCCGGCGCTGAGTGCAGCCCTGGAGTCTGCCGGTGAGAACCCCATGGTCCGGCACGAGGCGGCAGAGGCCCTTGGCTCCATCGGCAAAGAGGACTGTCTGGCTGTGCTGCAGCGCTATTGCAAAGACAGTGAGCGTGTTGTCAAGGAGAGTTGTGAGGTTGCACTTGATATGCTGGAGTACGAGAACAGTGACCAGTTCCAGTATGCAGATGAACTGGTGAGGTTACAGGGATAA